The DNA window CCTCCTGAAAAACATCGGATAATTCTTCTCCCCAGTCTCCAAATCTATCACCAATTCTTTTCATTAGTTCTTCTTTTGATATCTCATCCTTAAAAAAAGTCTGTGGTTTCATATAAAACTCTCCAAAGACGCTTCCTATCATAAGTGGTATCTTTGTAGCCTCTTTACGAAACCCTACATCTGGTCCTTCTCCTTTATAAAAATCATTAGGCTTCGGTGTACATCCAACATATTCACCTTCTGCTTCTAATTTAGGACTCACTTTATTATAAGCTTGAGCCAACTGAGCATAAGGAATGTCTTCTAGTTTCTCCACCTCATCTTCTGTAAAATTTAATTCTTCCAGTAATGCTGTAATCAAAGGTGTAGAATCTTTATCACTATATTTATATGATTTATCTGGAACACCACTCATAATAATTCCTTTTTGAAACAGTCCATCTGCTTCTTTCATCTGCATTAGACCGCTCACTTTCATACCTCCACCAGATTGTCCAAAAATTGTTACATTCTGAGGATTTCCACCAAATTCCTTTATATTTTCTTTTATCCACTTTAAAGCAGCAATTAGATCTTCCTGCCCTGCATTTGCAGAATCTGCGTATTTTTCACCATATTGAGACAAATCTAAATACCCAAGAATATTAAGCCTATGATTCACCGTAACGACAACTACATCTCCATACTTACTCATATTCTCTCCATTGTATGCTTTTTGCTCAATAGAACTTCCCATGGAAAATCCACCTCCATGGAACCATACAAGCACTGGCCTCATTGCCATTTTATCAAGGGATTGCGTCCATATATTTAAATTCTGACAATTTTCATTTTGAATCCAATATCTGTGTGGAACCATCAACTCACCATTTGGAACATCTTCTTGCAACATAGGACTTACATAACCATAAGAAGCGGCTTCCTTAATACCATCCCAACATTCAGGTTCTTCCGGTTTTTGA is part of the Blautia faecicola genome and encodes:
- a CDS encoding carboxylesterase/lipase family protein, which translates into the protein MTKQFNYDDLPVIQTKQGKIRGYQSGGTYIFKGIVYARAKRFQKPEEPECWDGIKEAASYGYVSPMLQEDVPNGELMVPHRYWIQNENCQNLNIWTQSLDKMAMRPVLVWFHGGGFSMGSSIEQKAYNGENMSKYGDVVVVTVNHRLNILGYLDLSQYGEKYADSANAGQEDLIAALKWIKENIKEFGGNPQNVTIFGQSGGGMKVSGLMQMKEADGLFQKGIIMSGVPDKSYKYSDKDSTPLITALLEELNFTEDEVEKLEDIPYAQLAQAYNKVSPKLEAEGEYVGCTPKPNDFYKGEGPDVGFRKEATKIPLMIGSVFGEFYMKPQTFFKDEISKEELMKRIGDRFGDWGEELSDVFQEVYPEKNLADLLTLDTVFRCPTKKFIKEFAKSGGKIYSYLFTLEFPYQHGKTAWHCSDIPFVFHNTELVPVTNIPEISDKLEKQMFDAVIHFAETGDPNHLGIPQWPVSTEDREATMIFDRVCTVRFNFDDSLLELYKKALPNLTLANITQEDNQIQH